GCAGCCGAAGGCCTCGCCCGGCCGCAGGCTCAGGGTGAGGCCCCGGACGGCGACGACCTCGCCGAAAGCCTTGGAGAGGTCGTGGGTTCTGAGGACGTCGTTGGCCAACGCGGAATTCTTATCGCATCGAGCCCGCTACCGTCAACGCGTCCTCGGCGGTCCCGTGCCCGATCAGGGCGTGCATGATGCCGTCCTTGACCCACAGCACCGTATACGGGCGGTGCTCGGCGGCGATCCGCTCGGGGCCTTCCACCACCACCGCGGGGGCACCGTCCACGCTGACGTCGTCGTGGCGCATGCCGCCTCGGGACGGCAGCGGCAGCACGAGGGTCGACGTCCAGTCGATCGTCTCGGCGACTCGCCGCGCCTCCTCGGCGGAGTACCCGACGATCCGGAGCGCCGCCTCGCCGAGCTCCTCGACGTCCAGCTCGGGGGGCGCCGTGATCACGGGGCTCGGCGCTTCGACCAGGAGCGTGCATCGCTCCTCCCCTCCCGCGGCGGGACCCGCCGCACGGGATTCCCCTGCCGCGCGGCGGACGTCGGCGCAGTTCCCCCAGGCCGCCGTGACCACGGCGGGAACGTCGATGCGCACCCGTCCACCGTCGATCCCGGGCGGCAGGCGGATCTCGGCGCGGCCGGCGTCGTCGAGGATCGACTGGAGCCGCTCCACCTCCAGGGGGAACGAGATCGTCGCGGCGGGTTGGACCGTGATCCGTGGGACGGACGTCAGCGACGCCGGAAGGCGCACCGGGAACCCGGCGAGCTTCGAGGCCTCGGCGACGTCCGCCGCGACCGCCGGCTCGCCGCCTCGGTCCACCGTCGCGTTCTCGGTCAACAGGCGCTCGATCCGCGGGCGAATGCGCCCGAAGTCCTCCTGGAACCGATCGAGGTTCGCGGGATCGACGTCGACGACGGTGATGTGCTGCACGCGGAAGAGCCCCAGGAATCGTCCCGTCCAGGCGCGGACCTGGGGAACCGAGACGCCGATCGCGATGGCGAGCGCCGCAGCGAGGCCCACCCACGCCGGGCGATGGCCCGCGAAGAGCCCTCGGGTCGCGACGGCGCTCCGCGTGCGGAGGCGGGCGAGCGCGGCCTCGACGTCCGACGCATCAGCGGCCGCCGGCGACACGACGTCGAGCCGCGCGCGCACCCGGGACGCCGCCGCCTCGAGGACCGCGAGGCCGGCCCGGCATCGCGGGCACCGATCGAGGTGCGCGGTCGCCTCGGGATCCGCCTCGCCGTCGAGGACGGCGCGCAGGTTCGCTTCGTCGAGGTGCCTTAAGGTGGTCATGGGACGTTCCTCCATCGTCCGCGGCGGCCGCCCCGCGCGGGCTCGTGCGCGGCGTACCGCCGTTCGAAGTCGCGCTCGGCGCGCGCGAGAAGCGCGCCCACCGAGACGGGAGCCACGCCGAGGACGAGGGCGATCTCCCGGTAGCGGAGCCCCGAGTGCCGAAGGAGGAGGAGCCGCGCTTTCCGCTCGGGCATCGCCCTCAGCACCGCCCGCACCCGCCGGACCTCTTCCCGACGAATGGCTTCGGTGGACGGGTCGGGTGCGGGCGAGGCCTCGGCGGCGCCCATTCCCGCTCGCTCCTCGTACCGGTCGCGGCGCCGTGCCGCCCTGAGCGCGTTGTAGCCGAGACGCATCGCGACCCTGTAGAGCCAGCCGGCGGGGTTGGCATCGAGGCGGGGCGCCCGCCTGAAGAGGCGCGCGAACGCCTCGAGAGCCAGGTCCTCGGCCTCGGCGCGATCTCCCAGAAGCCGGATCAGGACGTCGTGGATTCCCCGGTAGTGCGCGTGGAACAGCGCCTCGAAGCGGGCGTCGACGCCCGCGGCCCTCGGTCGCCCCATCGCCAGCTCCTGCGCCCCGACCGCCATCGGCATTCTCCGGTGCGACGCCTCGGGCGCCGCACTCGTCCGTTAGACACCGGCCGGGCGGCGATTGTGACACGGGCTCGATGGTGGCGGTCGGCCTCCCGAAGCCGCGGGCCCCGGATCACGGACACGCGAAGCTGACCTCCGGAACGGTGGGCGCTCCGTTCTGGCCCTGGTACCCGTAAGGCCCGTTCCCGCAGGAGTTCTCGCCCCGGACCGCGTACCAGAAGCCGCGGCCGACCTCCGGGACGTCCGCGTCCGTCGCGGTCGCCGTCGGGACCGGGAGCCGGCTGGCGAGACACAGCTCGTCTGCCGGGGCCGATCCGACGGGCAGGGCGTCGAGACGTCCCCGGATCACGGACGACGATGCCGCGCTCGCCGGGGGAGTCCAGGTCAGCACCGCGTCGGTGCCGCTCCGGCCGACTTGCACTCCGTCGTCCACCTCGGGCGGCCCTGCGATCGGCGTCCCGGCACAGATCCCGCCTCCGCAGGCGTCCCCCGACGTGCAGGCGTTGCCGTCGTCGCACGTGCCGTCGTCCACGACCGTGGTGACCGCCGAGGCGCCGTTGTTCGGCGCGAGCGGATCGCCGGTCGATGCGGAGACGGTGGCGCTACCGGCGATCGTCGTGCCGTTCCCCGCACACCAGTCGACCTTCACGACCATCGAGAAGTTCGCCGACGCGCTCGCGCCCAGCGTCGGCGCGGTGCAGACCACCGCACCGCTCGCGCCCGCGGCCGGAGTCGAGCAGCTCCATCCGCCGGGAGCGGTCATCGAGACGAACGACGTGTTCGCCGGCGTCGACGTCGCGAGCTGCACGCTCGCCGCCGCGGCGGGACCGTGGTTCGTCACGCCGAGCGCGTAGCCGAGGTTGCCGTTCGTCGCGACCGCGGACGGCGCGGACAGCGACGCGGCCAGGTCGGCGGTCGGCACCGCGTCGCAGGCGTGCATCGTGCACGCGCCCTGGGGGATGTAGGTCACCCCGACGTCGTCGATGTGGCAGTCGTACCCGAAGACGCTGACGCCCAGCAAGGCCACTCGGACACTGGATTGCCCGATGTACGCATCGAGGGAGACGGTGTGCTGCTTCCACCCCGTCGAGCCGTCGTATCTCGGGACCGGCGCGCCCACACTGCTCCACGACGTTCCGTCGGTCGAGACCTGCACCTGCACCTGGTCGTTGCTGTTCGGGAGGGGCGTGCTGTGGTAGAACCAGAACGACACGGAGGCCGAGGCAGCCGATGACGGTATGGCGAAGCCCGCGGTCCTGTAGAGTCTCGTGGTGCTGCCGGAGGCCGCGGTATAGGAGTTGAAGTACGCGAGCCCGGCGCCGCTGTGCGTGCCGCCTCCCGAGGGGTGGACCGTGTTCGTGCTCCTCGCCCAATTCCCAGCGGTCCCGCTGACGTCCACCTGGGCCCACCCCGTGGGCGGGAACGTGGTGCCGTCGAAGCTCTCGGTCAGCAACGTCTGAGGGGTTCCCACGGAGGTCTGCCCGACCGTGACCGAGAAGTTGCCATCCCACGCCCCCTGTGCGGCGGCCATGTGGATGCCGAAGGGGATCACGGTGCCGCAAGCGACGCCGGCGCCCACGCTGAAACCGAAATGCGGAGAGAAGCTCGCCCCCGTGCCGCCTCCCGGGACGTCGGCGAACGACGCCGAGCCCCGGGTGATGGTGACGCCGGGAGCCGTGGAGCTCAACGTCCCCTGGACGGACGTCGCCGCCGCCGATCCCGGATTGCCCAACGTCACCGCCAGCGTCGCGTCCTCTCCCGCGTCGAGGATCCCGTCGCCGCTGTAAGCGCCCCCTCCCGAACACGAGTCCGCGAGGGTCGAGGAGCTGTAGCTGAGACCCGTGGCGCTCATCGGACAGTCCGCGACGGTCGCGGTGTCCGCGGTCACGACCACGCCGGTGAGCGTCGTCGTCATGTGCCCCGGCGCGTTGCAGACCACCGTGTAGGTCCCCGGCTGCAGGATCCTGTGGAAGTCCCCGGCCAGAGGGTCGGTGAAGACCGCCTGGTAGGCGTGGGGGACCGGGACGTCGGCGGAGGCCGTCGCGGTCACGGCCACCGTGCCGTCGAGAGGAGCGCCCGTGCTCTGGTCCGTCATCACGCCGTGGATCCCCTGGAAGGCTTTCAGCATGTAGTTCAGCACCGCCTGCCGGTGCTCCGCGCAGTAAACGGGGATCTGGGCGGCGGGAGGCGTCTTCGTGGTGTTCAGCTCGACGGTGGTGTCGAGATCGGTCCACGCGCCGTACGCCCAGTCGTTGGTGTCGCCGCGGGTGCCGTACCAGTCGTACCCCTCGGTGTACCAGAACCCCGGCATCGTGCAGCCGTCCTTGTAGGCCTGGGCCAGGCCGTGGGGGGCGAGCGTCGGGCAGTTCGGGATGGTCTGGCTCCCGCACCCGGTCCCTCCCGTCCTCGAGGACCAGAAGATCGGCTCGTCGGTGGGCGCGGCGGTGGTGTAGTTCCACACCGAGTTGAACACCACCTCGCCTTCGTGGAAAGAGATGGACACGGCGAAACGCTTCTTGGCGTGATCCGCGGTGGCCGCTTCGGTGAGGTCACGGATGACCGCGGTCTCCGCCTCCGACCAGGCCGGCGGAGCGTCCGAGCCCGACGGGCCCCAGAAGTTCCGGTTGCAATCGACGCTCCGGCTGTTGTAGCGGGTGCTGTTGGCGTTCCCGTACGGATTCCCGATGGGGATGAACCACATCTCGGTACCGTCCACGAGCCTCTCTGCCGTCGAGTCCTGCGGCACCGCCGTGTATCCCGCGAGGATCGTGTCGAGCACGTCGCACGCGACCATCGCCCCGCCCTTCTCGTCGCCGTGGATGTTCGCGTAGATGCGGATCTTGGGCTCGGCCTCGACGACGTCGGGGTTCTTCGAGACCTCGATCGCGATGATGTCGTAGGCCCCGTCCTGGCTCGCGCCGAGATTGTGGAGGCGCGTGATGTCCGGGTGGGCGTCGTGCTGCTGGAGGAGGTGCTCCATGAGGCTGCCCGCGGGAGGATTCACGGTGTTGAACTTGGAGGGGGTGTAGTAGCTGGTCGCCAGGGTGAACGAGGCCGACGCCTCCGACCAGCGCTGGCGGTCCTCCTGCATCTCCGCGTAGAGGATCTCGACCTTGAGGCCGCTGTCGAAGAGCATCTCGAGCTGCTCGGCGGTGACCAGGGCCTTGACCACGTCCCCCCGCACCCCCACGATGTCGATCTGCCGGTCGTACAGGAACTGGACGTCGTCCTTGCTCGTGGTCGTGATGCCCACGAGGGTGGCGGTGTCGTAAGTGTCGGCCCGCACGCCGACGGGCGAGAGCGCGACCACCAGCAGCAGCATCGTGACGAATCTGACTGGACCCCTCACCGATTCCCCTCCCTCACGAGTACGTCGCCAGGCGACCGGACTCGCCGCGTGCTGACGACCGGTCCGGGTACGAGGCTCCCCTCCTTCGGGAAGCGTCGAATCCCCCCGTCGAGGCCGGCCGCCGATTCGCCACCTCCCTGAACATACGGCGATTGCCCCCCGCCGGGCACTCGAATTCGATCCCCGGGCGCCGTCCGACCTACGGGGGAGCCGTGGGAGGGCGGGGCATGCGGCTGGAGAGCTCGCGCAGGAATTCGGGCCGAGCTTCCAGGCCGCCGGCCTTCGCCATGAGGGTCTCCCGCCACGCGCCGGCGGTGTCGCCGGTCCGTAACAGCACCACGGCGAGATTGTGGTGGGCGACGGCGGACCGCGGATCGAGACGGATCGTCTCGCGGTACTCGAGCAGGGCGCGGGAGAGATCTCCACGCCGCTCTTGGACGAGCCCCATCTCGAGGTGTGCCGCCGGATCTCGGGGTTCGAGACGGAGGGCGCTCTCGAAGCAGTGCGCCGCCTCCTCCTGATCCCCCGTGTCCGTGAGCAGACGCCCCATCTCGAGGAGACTCTCGCGCGACGAGGGATCCTCCGTCAGGGCGAGCCGGTAGTGCCCGATCGCGTCACGCGCGCGGCCTCTTTCGGCCAGCAGGCGGGCCAGCCCCCTCTGCGCCCGGCCGGGCGGGGGGGAGAGCATCCCCCTTCGGTAGAGCGCGAGCCAGACGTCGTTGCCGAGCTTCGACGGGTCGGGCGAGCACCGTATCGCCGTCTCGAATTCCGCCATCGCCTCGTCGGCGCGGCCGGAGGCCTCGAGGGCGCCCGCGAGGTTGTAGTGAACGATCGCGTTCTCGGGGGCGGCGCGAAGCGCCCTGCGATAGAGGTCGATCGCTTCCGTGACCCTCCTCTGGCCCGCCCGGATCGTGCCGAGACTGTTGAGCGCATCGGCGTAGTCGGGCTTGGCTTCGATGGCGAGCTCGAAATGGCGCGCAGCCCCTTCGCCGTCCCCTTCCCGGCCGAGGAGGCCGGCCAGAGCGCAGTGAGCCGTGAAAGCCCTGGGGCTCTTCTCCACCGTCCGCCTCCACAGCGTCTCGAGGTCCCGGTAGTCCCCCGCCTGGCGCCAGGTCAACGCGCCGAGGAGCGCGAGAACGGGGATCGCCGCGGCGGTCCGCGCCCGGCGGTCGCCGGCCGCCCAGTTCGCTGAGACGACGGCGAGCGCCGCGGAGAGGAGCGCGATCGGCCCCAGGGCGGCGAGGTACTGGAAGTGGTCGGCAGCCCACGAGTAGCGCATCGGATACACGCGGAAGAAGCCGAGGGCGGGGAAGAGCACGATCCCGAAGTACAGGAACGCCACGAGCGGACCGCCGCCGATCCGGCGGCGGAGGCGCCAGAGGGCCGCCGCGGCGGCGGCGATCGCGGCGGGGAAGAGGTAGGCCGCGGGATTGCCGGCGTCGATCGCCCATCGCTCGTAGAAGAAGGCGAGTTTCGAGGGCCAGACGAGCTTGCCGAGGTAGAAGACGATCAGCCGGCTCGCCAGGAGGGTCTTCTGGACGGCCGTCAGCGACCAATCCGCGCCTCGCGCGCCGACCTGAAGCGACTCCAGCCGGGCGGTGAGAAGGCCCATCCCGGCTCCGATCGCGAGCATGGCCCCGAGCCAGACCGCTTCCTCGCGGGTCACGCGCCGCCGCTTCCAGACGATCAGTAGAGCCAGCGCGACGGGGAGCGTCGCGGTCACGCTCTTCGCGAGGAGCGCGAGGACGAAGAGAGCGAGGGACAGCGCCGCGAGACGCCGTGGGCCGGCCGGCCGGTCCGATGCCCGCCCCTCTTCCCCGTCGCCGAGCGAGAATCGGAGGAAGAGCAGCGCGGAGACGAGGAACAGGATTCCGGACAGGACGTTCTTCCGCTCCGTGACCCAGGCGACCGACTCGACCATCACCGGGTGGAGGCCGAAGATCCAGCCGGCGAGCAGCGCTCCCGGGATCCGGAGCTTCCGCAGCACGCGCCAGAGCAACAGCGCCGAGCCCGCGTGGAGCAGCACGTTGAGAAGGTGGTACCCGAAGGGATCGATGCCGCCGACCCGGTACTGGAGCCAGAAGGTCGTGAACGTGACGGGGTAATACTGCGGATTGGCGTCGGTCTTAAGCCAGATCCGCCCGAGCCCGGCCGCGTCGCGCAGCGTGGGGTTGTCGGTGACGTAGAAGTCGTCGTCCCACACGAAGCCGGCTCGAAGCGCGGGCACGTACGCGACGGCGACGCCCACGACCAGGAGGAGCGCCGGCAACCCGGACCGGAACCGCCGCGCGAGATCGGCGAACCTGCTCCCCTCCTCGCCCGCCGCCTCGCGATTCCTCCGCGCCGCCATCGCGGCCATGTTATCGCAGCGCGCGGGGATCCACACGCGACGGGGCCTGCACGCGGTGATATCCTTCGCCGGCCCATGGAGTTTCCCGGACGACCGCCGCGCCGGATTCGTTGATGGCCGCTCCCGTCGTCGCCGTTCCCGAACGGACCGCGAGGGACCGGAGGGCGCGGTCGGACGCGGTCGTGGCCGGCGCGGTCTTCGCGCAGGTCGAGGAGCGGTTCCCCGCCGGGGTCGGGCCTCTCCTGATCGGCGCGGCGTTCGTCGCGCTGGCCGCCTGGAGCTGGGGGAAGTGGACCGACCTCCAGCTCGATTTTGGCGCGGAGATCTATCTTCCCTGGCGGATCAGCCTCGGCGACTCCCTCTACCGGGATCTCGCGTACCGCCACGGTCCGCTCTCGCCGCACGTCAACGCCCTCCTGTTCCGGATCCTCGGCGTGTCGCTCAGGACGCTCGTGCTCTCCAATCTCGTCGTTCTCGCCGCGGTTTGCGCGGCGACGTACCGGGTCTTCCGTGATTCCTGCGGTCGCCTCGCGGCGACGGCCGCCTGTCTCGTCCTCCTGGGCGTCTTCGGCTTCTCGCAGTACACGCGCGGCGCGAACTTCAACTTCGTCACCCCCTACCAGCACGGCCAGACCCACGGCGTGGCGCTTTCGATCGCGATGATCCTCGCGCTGTCGGCGTGCCTCCGTCGGCGGGAGACCCTCTGGCTGGCGGTGGCGGGAGCGTGTCTCGGACTCGTGTTCCTGACCAAGGCGGAGCTGGTCGTCGCCGCCGCCGCGGCCGCCGTCACGGGCCTCGCCCTCGCGTCGGCCGCGCCCTGGGGCGGTCCGCGCGCGACGGCCCGCCGTGTGGGGTCGTTCGCGGGCGGCGCGCTGGCGCCTCCCCTCCTGTCGCTCGCGGCGCTGTCGCTGCGCCTGCCCGTCTCCGAGGCCTGGCGCGGCACGCTGGGCAACTGGGCGTACGTCGGACGCGCGGCGTCCGAGCCGTTCTATGTCCGGGGCGCGGGCTTCGACGCCCCCCTGCGGAACCTCGGAACGTCGCTCGTCATGGCGATGGGCGTGACGGCGTTCGCCGTGGCGGCGGCGATCGCCGACAGGGCCGTCCCGTCGATTCGACGACGCGGGCTCCT
The Terriglobia bacterium DNA segment above includes these coding regions:
- a CDS encoding glycosyltransferase family 39 protein, yielding MAAPVVAVPERTARDRRARSDAVVAGAVFAQVEERFPAGVGPLLIGAAFVALAAWSWGKWTDLQLDFGAEIYLPWRISLGDSLYRDLAYRHGPLSPHVNALLFRILGVSLRTLVLSNLVVLAAVCAATYRVFRDSCGRLAATAACLVLLGVFGFSQYTRGANFNFVTPYQHGQTHGVALSIAMILALSACLRRRETLWLAVAGACLGLVFLTKAELVVAAAAAAVTGLALASAAPWGGPRATARRVGSFAGGALAPPLLSLAALSLRLPVSEAWRGTLGNWAYVGRAASEPFYVRGAGFDAPLRNLGTSLVMAMGVTAFAVAAAIADRAVPSIRRRGLLAAGIGAAALAALLLGSGHIPWMRIPRGWLFLSAAATAAVTMAALAARRDRRALARAAPIAIWGVWGTFLLGKMALNTRVEHYGFALAMPATLLLVACFVHFLPAAASRAGGRDGAVTRALAAAAVCAFVSFHLHWSSLWYARKTLAVGSGGDVLRVEPIEVDARAATIWTAITKLREEMGPTDTLLALPEGLSLNYWLRRRDPSRYGLFLPPELAAFGGDGPILADLAAHRPDYVALVDRESAEFGVGPFGVDPRNGRGIVDWVDRRYRPILKIGGEPFHGSEFGVVILERADRHR
- a CDS encoding DUF2817 domain-containing protein; its protein translation is MRGPVRFVTMLLLVVALSPVGVRADTYDTATLVGITTTSKDDVQFLYDRQIDIVGVRGDVVKALVTAEQLEMLFDSGLKVEILYAEMQEDRQRWSEASASFTLATSYYTPSKFNTVNPPAGSLMEHLLQQHDAHPDITRLHNLGASQDGAYDIIAIEVSKNPDVVEAEPKIRIYANIHGDEKGGAMVACDVLDTILAGYTAVPQDSTAERLVDGTEMWFIPIGNPYGNANSTRYNSRSVDCNRNFWGPSGSDAPPAWSEAETAVIRDLTEAATADHAKKRFAVSISFHEGEVVFNSVWNYTTAAPTDEPIFWSSRTGGTGCGSQTIPNCPTLAPHGLAQAYKDGCTMPGFWYTEGYDWYGTRGDTNDWAYGAWTDLDTTVELNTTKTPPAAQIPVYCAEHRQAVLNYMLKAFQGIHGVMTDQSTGAPLDGTVAVTATASADVPVPHAYQAVFTDPLAGDFHRILQPGTYTVVCNAPGHMTTTLTGVVVTADTATVADCPMSATGLSYSSSTLADSCSGGGAYSGDGILDAGEDATLAVTLGNPGSAAATSVQGTLSSTAPGVTITRGSASFADVPGGGTGASFSPHFGFSVGAGVACGTVIPFGIHMAAAQGAWDGNFSVTVGQTSVGTPQTLLTESFDGTTFPPTGWAQVDVSGTAGNWARSTNTVHPSGGGTHSGAGLAYFNSYTAASGSTTRLYRTAGFAIPSSAASASVSFWFYHSTPLPNSNDQVQVQVSTDGTSWSSVGAPVPRYDGSTGWKQHTVSLDAYIGQSSVRVALLGVSVFGYDCHIDDVGVTYIPQGACTMHACDAVPTADLAASLSAPSAVATNGNLGYALGVTNHGPAAAASVQLATSTPANTSFVSMTAPGGWSCSTPAAGASGAVVCTAPTLGASASANFSMVVKVDWCAGNGTTIAGSATVSASTGDPLAPNNGASAVTTVVDDGTCDDGNACTSGDACGGGICAGTPIAGPPEVDDGVQVGRSGTDAVLTWTPPASAASSSVIRGRLDALPVGSAPADELCLASRLPVPTATATDADVPEVGRGFWYAVRGENSCGNGPYGYQGQNGAPTVPEVSFACP
- a CDS encoding sigma-70 family RNA polymerase sigma factor, yielding MAVGAQELAMGRPRAAGVDARFEALFHAHYRGIHDVLIRLLGDRAEAEDLALEAFARLFRRAPRLDANPAGWLYRVAMRLGYNALRAARRRDRYEERAGMGAAEASPAPDPSTEAIRREEVRRVRAVLRAMPERKARLLLLRHSGLRYREIALVLGVAPVSVGALLARAERDFERRYAAHEPARGGRRGRWRNVP
- a CDS encoding tetratricopeptide repeat protein, with translation MAAMAARRNREAAGEEGSRFADLARRFRSGLPALLLVVGVAVAYVPALRAGFVWDDDFYVTDNPTLRDAAGLGRIWLKTDANPQYYPVTFTTFWLQYRVGGIDPFGYHLLNVLLHAGSALLLWRVLRKLRIPGALLAGWIFGLHPVMVESVAWVTERKNVLSGILFLVSALLFLRFSLGDGEEGRASDRPAGPRRLAALSLALFVLALLAKSVTATLPVALALLIVWKRRRVTREEAVWLGAMLAIGAGMGLLTARLESLQVGARGADWSLTAVQKTLLASRLIVFYLGKLVWPSKLAFFYERWAIDAGNPAAYLFPAAIAAAAAALWRLRRRIGGGPLVAFLYFGIVLFPALGFFRVYPMRYSWAADHFQYLAALGPIALLSAALAVVSANWAAGDRRARTAAAIPVLALLGALTWRQAGDYRDLETLWRRTVEKSPRAFTAHCALAGLLGREGDGEGAARHFELAIEAKPDYADALNSLGTIRAGQRRVTEAIDLYRRALRAAPENAIVHYNLAGALEASGRADEAMAEFETAIRCSPDPSKLGNDVWLALYRRGMLSPPPGRAQRGLARLLAERGRARDAIGHYRLALTEDPSSRESLLEMGRLLTDTGDQEEAAHCFESALRLEPRDPAAHLEMGLVQERRGDLSRALLEYRETIRLDPRSAVAHHNLAVVLLRTGDTAGAWRETLMAKAGGLEARPEFLRELSSRMPRPPTAPP